In the Nitratiruptor sp. YY09-18 genome, TATAAAACCATATTTTTAATAAGTAAAATAAATAAAATATTATATAATAATAAAAATAACTGAAAAGGTTGCAAATGCGTATCACACTACGCCAGTTAGAGCTTTTCATAGAAGTAGCAAAGATTGGACATCTTACCCAAGTAGCCAAAAACTTTGGACTCAGTCAGTCTGCTGTGAGTATGTCACTCAAGGAGCTCGAATCAATTTTGGGATGTAAACTTTTTGAGAGAGTACAAAAGAGGCTTGTGCTCAATGAAAAGGGACGGGCATTTTTCAATGAGGTAGAGCCTCTTGTTTTTAAACTTAAAGATATCGAATCAGAGTTTATGTCACAAGAAAACAGAGGAAAGCTCGTCATTGGCTGTAGTACTACAATTGCAGACTACATCATGCCAAATATCGTGTGCGAATATATGAACCAGTATCCAGAAGTGCAGATCCAGCTCAAAATCGGAAACACTGCTGAAATTTCACAAATGATTGAGCAGGGTCTTGCAGATATTGGTTATATAGAGGGTGATGCGGAGTGTAATAGTTGCATAACAACGCCTATTGGTAAAGATGAATTGGTTGTAGTCACTGGTGATAAGAGTTTAGCAAAGAAAAAAGAGCACTTTATCGATAATTTAATGGATATGAAGTGGATTTTGCGAGAAGAGGGGAGTGGTACGCGCAGTGAATTTGTCAAGCAGCTGGGACAATTTGGTAGTGATCTCAATATCTATCTCGAACTGCGCCATACTGAGGCAATAATAAGCGTACTCAAAGAGGTAGATCAAAGTATAAGTTGCGTGAGCAAGATAGCAGTCAAAAAGTATCTTGATGCAGGTGAGCTCTATGAGATGAAGATAAAAGGGTTTGAATTTAGCCGTGATTTTTCACAAATTTACTATAAAAACAAATACCAAAGTGAACTGTTTAAAAAATTTAGTCTCTATGCAAGAAGTAGATTTGCCCAGATTTTAGGAGATAAATATGCGTAATCTGTATGAGAGTGTTACACTTCTTGATCAGCGTTGCTACGAGCAGTATCTTTTGCCAGAAGATATTTTGATGGAGCATGCAGCCTATGCAATAACTCAGCAGATACATGTGCGTTTTAAGCCAGGAGCGAAGGTGCTCATCGTTGCAGGTCCTGGTAACAATGGCGGAGATGGAGTAGCCTGTGCGAGGCAGCTCCTCGGTGAATATGAGGTGCATCTTTTTATGCCTTTTGGTGCAAAAAGCAGTATGTGCAAACTACAGCTAGAGCGCTACTATGCATGTGGAGGGGAGCTAAGTGAGAGTATGAGTGAAGCGGATGTAGTAGTAGATGCTCTCTTTGGAAGTGGTCTCTCAAAACCGCTTAATGAAGAGAGCCAGCATACTATTCAAAAGCTCAACCAATTAGATAGCTTCAAAATTGCATGCGATATCCCAAGTGGCATAGATAGTAAGGGCAATCCTATGCCATTAGCTTTTGCAGCAGACCTTACCATCACAATGGGAGCTATGAAACTAGCGCTTTTTATGGATAATGCGAAAGATTTTGTAGGCGAAGTAATCGTTGCAGATCTGGGAGTGAGTAGGAGTCTTTATGAGAGCAAGAGCAGTTATAAACTCTTAGAGATAGATGATCTCAAACCTCCCTATCGCACTCGTTCCAATTCCAACAAAGGTACTTATGGTCATTTAGCACTTGTAGCTGGTGAGAAAGAGGGGGCTGCGATAATGGCAGCACTGGCAGCATTGCGCTATGGTGCTGGCCTTGTGACGCTGCTCACTTTTGAAAAGATTCAAGTGCCATACGAACTCATGCACTCATCCCATTTGCCGCCAAAAGCTACTGCATTAGCAGCTGGTATGGGGCTTGGGATGGAGTATAGCGATGAGGATTTAGAGGAGTTTATGGATAATGATCTTCCTTTGGTAGTTGATGCCGATCTTTTTTATAGTCCTAAAATCAAAGAGATAGTAAAGCGCAAAAGAGTTGTCTTCACTCCCCATCCCAAAGAGTTTAGTGCATTGCTTCACAATCTCAATCTAGCAGATTTGAGCGTTGAAGAGATTCAGCGTGATCGCATAACCGCAGCCAAGATTTTTGCACAAGCCTATCCTGAAGTGGTGCTTTTACTCAAAGGAGCAAATCCTATCATTGCCAAAGGTGAGCAGTTTTTTATCAATCCACTAGGCACCAATGCATTGGCAAAAGGTGGTAGCGGAGATATACTCACCGGTCTCATTGGCGCGCTTCTTGCTCAAGGATACGATCCACTCGAGGCTGCAATCCAGGGAAGCCTTGCTCATGCAGTTGCAAGTAGAAGGGTAGAGAGAGCAAATTATGCGCTCACTCCATCAGATCTTATCGATGTTATAGGGAATTTATGAAAAAAATTGTGATACTTTTTAGTGGTAACGGAAGTAATCTTGAAAATATTGCAAAGAAGCTCCATGGAAAAGTAGAAGTTGCTGCTGCGATTACCAACAATCCACAAGCCTATGGTATACAAAGAGCCAAGAGGCTAGGAATTCCTATCGAGATCATTGATCATCGAGAATTTCCTAGTCGTGAATCTTTCGATGAGGTATTAGTGCAAACTATCAAACAATATAACCCGGATCTGGTGGTCATGGCAGGATTTATGCGCATTTTAAG is a window encoding:
- a CDS encoding LysR family transcriptional regulator, which encodes MRITLRQLELFIEVAKIGHLTQVAKNFGLSQSAVSMSLKELESILGCKLFERVQKRLVLNEKGRAFFNEVEPLVFKLKDIESEFMSQENRGKLVIGCSTTIADYIMPNIVCEYMNQYPEVQIQLKIGNTAEISQMIEQGLADIGYIEGDAECNSCITTPIGKDELVVVTGDKSLAKKKEHFIDNLMDMKWILREEGSGTRSEFVKQLGQFGSDLNIYLELRHTEAIISVLKEVDQSISCVSKIAVKKYLDAGELYEMKIKGFEFSRDFSQIYYKNKYQSELFKKFSLYARSRFAQILGDKYA
- a CDS encoding NAD(P)H-hydrate dehydratase gives rise to the protein MRNLYESVTLLDQRCYEQYLLPEDILMEHAAYAITQQIHVRFKPGAKVLIVAGPGNNGGDGVACARQLLGEYEVHLFMPFGAKSSMCKLQLERYYACGGELSESMSEADVVVDALFGSGLSKPLNEESQHTIQKLNQLDSFKIACDIPSGIDSKGNPMPLAFAADLTITMGAMKLALFMDNAKDFVGEVIVADLGVSRSLYESKSSYKLLEIDDLKPPYRTRSNSNKGTYGHLALVAGEKEGAAIMAALAALRYGAGLVTLLTFEKIQVPYELMHSSHLPPKATALAAGMGLGMEYSDEDLEEFMDNDLPLVVDADLFYSPKIKEIVKRKRVVFTPHPKEFSALLHNLNLADLSVEEIQRDRITAAKIFAQAYPEVVLLLKGANPIIAKGEQFFINPLGTNALAKGGSGDILTGLIGALLAQGYDPLEAAIQGSLAHAVASRRVERANYALTPSDLIDVIGNL